In Anastrepha obliqua isolate idAnaObli1 unplaced genomic scaffold, idAnaObli1_1.0 ptg000012l, whole genome shotgun sequence, a single window of DNA contains:
- the LOC129251348 gene encoding uncharacterized protein LOC129251348, whose protein sequence is MPFTLLIYSTTKKQIRELSTQASALCTSSKRLFIHDLLYVHDFLIDSGADHLILKLKELDAVTTINSIQRSTHITTSQTDRRYKHMVNICLGLRREFSWNFSIVDCSLSIIGADFLNEYGFLADIKRKLVIDPLTGASSEGDDFTSERANVTHFIETTRPPVTAKARRSSLDELKIAKKKFNELLELAICRPSKPNYASPLHMVLKANGDWRPCVDYRQLNSHTKTDKNPILHLQNFPNILYGKRIATSTYFKS, encoded by the exons ATGCCATTCACCTTGCTCATTTATTCTacaaccaaaaaacaaattcgtGAGTTGTCAACTCAGGCATCGGCACTATGCACGTCTTCAAAGCGCCTGTTCATACACGATCTGCTATATGTGCATGATTTCCTAATCGATTCAGGTGCTGATCACTTAATCCTAAAACTGAAGGAACTCGACGCAGTAACTACAATAAACTCAATACAGAGGAGTACGCACATTACTACGTCGCAAACCGATCGCCGATATAAACATATGGTAAACATATGCCTTGGATTGAGACGCGAATTTTCATGGAATTTCTCTATAGTAGATTGCTCATTATCAATAATCGGTGCGGACTTTCTAAACGAATATGGTTTTCTTGCAGACATCAAACGTAAACTGGTAATCGATCCATTGACTGGAGCGTCTTCCGAAGGTGACGATTTCACCTCAG AACGAGCTAATGTAACGCACTTCATCGAAACTACGAGACCACCGGTCACAGCAAAAGCAAGACGATCATCACTAGATGAACTAAAGATTGCTAAAAAGAAATTCAACGAACTGCTCGAACTAGCTATCTGCAGACCATCAAAGCCCAACTACGCCTCGCCGCTGCATATGGTACTAAAAGCTAATGGGGACTGGCGTCCATGTGTTGACTATCGGCAGTTGAATTCACATACAAAAACCGATAAAAATCCCATTCTTCACctgcaaaattttccaaatatccTTTACGGAAAGCGCATAGCCACATCGACTTACTTCAAGTCCTAA
- the LOC129251339 gene encoding transcriptional activator protein Pur-alpha-like: MLFKTTRFKGDLPEERHMKVDNKNFYFDIGQNNRGVYMRISEVKSNFRTAITVPEKCWLRFRDIFNDYCDKMKKSSDTSSITADNNIQTPANSLK, from the exons atTTAAAGGTGATCTGCCTGAAGAACGCCACAtgaaagtggacaataaaaatttttacttcgATATTGGACAAAATAATCGTGGCGTTTACATGCGCATTAGTGag gtaaaaagtaattttcgtACTGCTATAACTGTGCCAGAGAAATGTTGGCTACGTTTTCGTGACATTTTTAATGATTATTGTGACAAAATGAAGAAATCGTCCGACACATCGTCTATCACTGCCGATAATAATATTCAAACTCCTGCAAACagtctaaaataa